In bacterium, one genomic interval encodes:
- the tsaE gene encoding tRNA (adenosine(37)-N6)-threonylcarbamoyltransferase complex ATPase subunit type 1 TsaE, which yields MVTDVRYSIELRGLPATQRLAESVAAVLRPGDVLGLDGDLGAGKTTFVRFLARALGVTTPVTSPTFTLANTYEARPPADRPLLIHHIDAYRLDGDADAEDLALPELLDSGGIVVVEWAERLTLPDDRLDLHFQFPPDPSAAPVSSPTERTDADPRVAARPTPTGTAPSPADTRIVTVTRRGHSWQDRPPSPPRRRR from the coding sequence ATGGTGACCGACGTCCGGTACTCCATCGAGCTGCGTGGCCTGCCGGCGACGCAGCGGCTGGCCGAGTCGGTCGCGGCGGTGCTGCGACCGGGCGACGTGCTGGGCCTCGACGGCGACCTGGGGGCCGGCAAGACCACCTTCGTGCGCTTCCTGGCCCGAGCGCTGGGCGTCACCACCCCGGTCACCAGCCCCACCTTCACGCTGGCCAACACCTACGAGGCCCGCCCGCCCGCCGACCGGCCGCTCCTGATCCACCACATCGACGCCTACCGCCTCGACGGTGACGCCGACGCCGAGGACCTCGCCCTGCCTGAACTGCTCGACAGCGGTGGCATCGTGGTCGTCGAGTGGGCCGAGCGGCTGACCCTGCCCGACGACCGCCTCGACCTCCACTTCCAGTTCCCGCCCGATCCCAGTGCCGCCCCCGTCTCCAGTCCGACCGAACGCACCGATGCCGATCCCCGCGTTGCCGCGCGGCCTACCCCCACTGGCACTGCACCTTCGCCCGCCGACACCCGAATCGTGACCGTCACGCGTCGCGGCCATTCGTGGCAGGATCGGCCCCCCTCGCCGCCGAGACGTAGGCGCTGA